A DNA window from Stenotrophomonas sp. 57 contains the following coding sequences:
- a CDS encoding hemolysin family protein: protein MILIVFALVLLNGFFAMSEMSVMTSRKSRLKQMAATSKRAAKALELSEKPESFLSTVQIGITVIGVLTGYLGGEALGEAFAGWIQGLMPGFAYAGNIGTALAVSLITFITLIFGELVPKRLALTRSEAIAGLVAMPMSWLAKLALPFVWLLSKTTQLVLRLFGLGKDEVASVTEEEIRMLVAESHEAGVIDAHERDMMNRVMRLGDRTADSLMTPRNRIAWLDTQAGLERNLEIMAEHEFSRYPVYRDNDMDVVGVLELKSLATRMARGDNALFQTLREPLYVSESTHAMKLLEIFREEQQSMALVVDEYGEIQGLVTISDLMGAVVGRLQAVENADEDALVVTREDGSLLVDGSLPIEDVRELIGSNELPDAEDGDYYTLAGMCIHYFGRIPHAGEYFDWAGWRFEVVDLDGARVDKLLLRTLSDEQADELTA, encoded by the coding sequence ATGATCCTGATTGTCTTCGCGCTTGTTCTGTTGAACGGCTTCTTCGCCATGTCCGAGATGTCGGTCATGACCTCGCGCAAGAGCCGCCTGAAGCAGATGGCCGCCACCTCCAAGCGCGCTGCCAAGGCGCTGGAGCTGTCGGAGAAGCCGGAGAGCTTCCTGTCCACCGTGCAGATCGGCATCACTGTGATTGGCGTGCTGACCGGCTACCTCGGTGGTGAGGCGCTGGGCGAAGCCTTCGCCGGCTGGATCCAGGGCCTGATGCCGGGCTTCGCCTACGCCGGCAACATCGGCACCGCGCTGGCGGTCAGCCTGATCACCTTCATCACGCTGATCTTCGGCGAACTGGTGCCCAAGCGGCTGGCACTGACCCGTTCGGAGGCCATTGCCGGCCTGGTGGCGATGCCGATGAGCTGGCTGGCCAAGCTGGCCCTGCCCTTCGTCTGGCTGCTGTCCAAGACGACCCAGCTGGTCCTGCGCCTGTTCGGCCTGGGCAAGGATGAAGTCGCCTCGGTGACCGAAGAAGAGATCCGCATGCTGGTGGCCGAGAGCCACGAGGCCGGCGTGATCGACGCCCACGAGCGCGACATGATGAACCGCGTGATGCGCCTGGGCGACCGCACCGCCGACAGCCTGATGACCCCGCGCAACCGCATTGCCTGGCTCGACACCCAGGCCGGGCTGGAGCGCAACCTGGAAATCATGGCCGAGCACGAGTTCTCGCGGTACCCGGTGTACCGCGACAACGACATGGACGTGGTCGGCGTGCTGGAACTGAAGTCGCTGGCCACGCGCATGGCGCGCGGTGACAACGCGCTGTTCCAGACCCTGCGCGAGCCCCTGTACGTCTCCGAATCGACCCATGCGATGAAGCTGCTGGAGATCTTCCGCGAGGAACAGCAGTCGATGGCACTGGTGGTGGACGAGTACGGCGAGATCCAGGGCCTGGTGACCATCAGCGACCTGATGGGCGCGGTGGTCGGCCGCCTGCAGGCGGTGGAGAACGCCGACGAGGATGCGCTGGTGGTGACCCGCGAGGACGGCTCGCTGCTGGTGGACGGCTCGCTGCCGATCGAAGACGTGCGTGAACTGATCGGCAGCAACGAGCTGCCCGATGCCGAGGATGGCGACTACTACACGCTGGCCGGCATGTGCATCCACTACTTCGGCCGCATTCCGCACGCGGGCGAGTACTTCGACTGGGCCGGCTGGCGCTTCGAGGTGGTCGACCTGGATGGTGCGCGGGTGGATAAGCTGCTGCTGCGCACGCTGTCCGACGAGCAGGCCGATGAGCTCACCGCCTGA
- a CDS encoding DUF47 family protein, which produces MFSLQTIFGSGKQFYTLLDEAAVAASDAAKALHSMLREADRQPALDAFKLARLRERAASDKISQALVDSFMTPIEREDIEALGSALYKIPKQIEKFADRYSLATTHLEHIDFAPRAAMLEQAAGVVVEMVADLRHMNLDRMTALNEKLRSLENEADRLMLELYRDIYSGRLDNLQMFLLKEFFEILEKAIDRCREAGVVAYQIVLKNS; this is translated from the coding sequence ATGTTCTCTCTGCAGACCATTTTCGGTTCCGGCAAACAGTTCTACACCCTGCTTGATGAGGCCGCCGTCGCGGCCTCCGACGCCGCCAAGGCGCTGCATTCCATGCTGCGCGAGGCCGACCGCCAGCCCGCGCTGGACGCCTTCAAGCTGGCCCGCCTGCGCGAGCGCGCGGCCTCGGACAAGATCAGCCAGGCGCTGGTGGACAGCTTCATGACCCCGATCGAGCGCGAAGACATCGAAGCGCTGGGTTCGGCCCTGTACAAGATTCCGAAGCAGATCGAGAAGTTTGCCGATCGCTATTCGCTGGCCACGACTCACCTGGAACACATCGACTTCGCGCCGCGCGCGGCGATGCTGGAACAGGCTGCCGGCGTGGTGGTGGAGATGGTGGCCGACCTGCGTCACATGAACCTGGACCGGATGACCGCGCTGAACGAGAAGCTGCGTTCGCTGGAGAACGAGGCCGACCGCCTGATGCTCGAGCTGTACCGCGACATCTACTCCGGCCGCCTGGACAACCTGCAGATGTTCCTGCTGAAGGAATTCTTCGAGATCCTGGAGAAGGCCATCGACCGTTGCCGCGAGGCCGGCGTGGTGGCGTACCAGATCGTGTTGAAGAACAGCTGA
- a CDS encoding inorganic phosphate transporter gives MLTLVLVVILAALVFEFINGFHDTANSIATVVATKVLSPGWAVMLAAFMNLIGALTGTAVALTIASGLLNTNVVDVTPQVILCALLGGIIWNLITWWKGLPSSSSHALIGGLCGAGLAAAHNNWDALIWSERLGSWAQNKGLLWKVFVPMITSPIAGFLLGIVVMVLLWGLIAGLAKIGGAIGRLARPRIVNAFFGKAQIASAAYMGFAHGHNDAQKTMGIIAMTLIGAEATGALNDLPSWLAFMHPDAHAGDGIAMWIVLTCAVVMAAGTASGGWKIIKTLGHKMVKLHPIHGFAAETSSATILTLAAHFGMPVSTTHSISTAIMGVGFAKNPRSLKFGVIERIVWAWILTIPAAGGCAYLILKLFELFGWT, from the coding sequence ATGTTGACCCTTGTCCTGGTGGTGATCCTGGCCGCGCTCGTCTTCGAGTTCATCAACGGCTTCCACGACACCGCCAACTCCATTGCCACCGTGGTGGCGACCAAGGTGCTCTCGCCCGGCTGGGCGGTGATGCTGGCCGCCTTCATGAACCTGATCGGTGCGCTGACCGGTACGGCCGTCGCATTGACGATCGCCTCCGGCCTGCTCAACACCAACGTCGTCGATGTCACCCCGCAGGTCATCCTGTGCGCGCTGCTCGGCGGCATCATCTGGAACCTGATCACGTGGTGGAAGGGGCTGCCGTCCTCGTCCTCGCACGCGCTGATCGGCGGCCTCTGCGGCGCCGGCCTGGCCGCGGCCCACAACAACTGGGACGCGCTGATCTGGTCCGAGCGCTTGGGCAGCTGGGCGCAGAACAAGGGCCTGCTGTGGAAGGTGTTCGTGCCGATGATCACCTCGCCGATCGCCGGCTTCCTGCTGGGCATCGTGGTGATGGTGCTGCTGTGGGGCCTGATCGCCGGCCTGGCCAAGATCGGTGGCGCCATCGGCCGCCTGGCCCGTCCGCGCATCGTCAACGCCTTCTTCGGAAAGGCGCAGATCGCCTCGGCGGCCTACATGGGCTTCGCCCACGGCCACAACGACGCGCAGAAGACCATGGGCATCATCGCCATGACCCTGATCGGTGCCGAAGCCACCGGCGCACTGAACGACCTGCCGTCCTGGCTGGCCTTCATGCACCCGGACGCGCACGCCGGTGACGGCATCGCGATGTGGATCGTGCTGACCTGTGCGGTGGTGATGGCCGCCGGTACCGCTTCGGGCGGCTGGAAGATCATCAAGACGCTGGGCCACAAGATGGTCAAGCTGCACCCGATCCACGGCTTCGCCGCGGAAACCAGCTCGGCCACCATCCTGACCCTGGCCGCCCACTTCGGCATGCCGGTCTCGACCACGCACAGCATCTCCACCGCGATCATGGGCGTGGGCTTCGCCAAGAACCCGCGCTCGCTGAAGTTCGGCGTGATCGAGCGCATCGTCTGGGCCTGGATCCTGACCATCCCGGCGGCCGGCGGCTGTGCGTACCTGATCCTCAAGCTGTTCGAGCTGTTCGGCTGGACCTGA
- a CDS encoding S10 family peptidase, with translation MKSLLHTAALCVGLLIAPATVLGAPAADAKPDPKDDKTEAPTLPADASVRQTMRLAGRTLDYTATVGTLPVRDDKGKVIADVVFTAYTMAGKDRPVTFALNGGPGASSVYLNMGAIGPKVVTFGSEGDSASAPATLHDNPGTWLDFTDLVFIDPVGTGFSRARIGDDEAKKQLYNPGADIEYLSRSIYDWLLRNQRMASRKYLTGESYGGYRGPRITHFLQTRLGVAMNGLVLVSPYLSPTLEDNADVSPMAWMQTLPSIAAAHLERQGKLTDAAMREVVEYTRGDYATALMKGRSDPQATEAMLRRVTELTGLDPQFVRRAGGRLETQAYLREVFRDKGTLGSRYDSNVTAFDPFPNDPEQRANDPLLDSIIAPTTTAMVDFVTRVVGWKVDARYQALNYDVNRLWDRNGDLRQGAVTQLRQAVAIDPHLQVLIVHGWNDLSCPFMGSILTVDQMPAMGSNPDRVQVRSYPGGHMFYSRADSQAAFRKDVQALFQRN, from the coding sequence ATGAAGTCCCTGCTGCACACTGCCGCGCTCTGCGTCGGCCTGCTCATCGCCCCTGCCACGGTACTGGGCGCGCCCGCCGCCGACGCCAAGCCCGACCCGAAGGACGACAAGACCGAAGCTCCCACGCTGCCCGCCGATGCGTCGGTCCGCCAGACCATGCGCCTGGCCGGCCGCACGCTCGACTACACCGCCACCGTCGGCACCCTGCCGGTGCGCGACGACAAGGGCAAGGTGATCGCCGATGTGGTGTTCACTGCCTACACGATGGCGGGCAAGGATCGGCCGGTGACGTTCGCGCTCAATGGCGGCCCCGGTGCCTCGTCGGTCTACCTCAACATGGGCGCGATCGGGCCCAAGGTGGTCACCTTCGGTTCGGAAGGCGACAGCGCCTCGGCCCCCGCCACGCTGCACGACAACCCGGGCACCTGGCTGGACTTCACCGACCTGGTGTTCATCGATCCGGTCGGCACCGGCTTCAGCCGCGCGCGCATCGGCGACGATGAAGCGAAGAAGCAGCTGTACAACCCCGGCGCCGATATCGAATACCTGTCGCGCTCGATCTACGACTGGCTGCTGCGCAACCAGCGCATGGCCTCGCGCAAGTACCTGACCGGCGAGAGCTACGGCGGTTATCGCGGCCCGCGCATCACCCACTTCCTGCAGACCCGGCTGGGCGTGGCGATGAACGGCCTGGTGCTGGTCTCGCCTTACCTGAGCCCGACCCTGGAAGACAACGCCGACGTCTCGCCGATGGCGTGGATGCAGACGCTGCCGTCGATCGCCGCAGCGCACCTGGAGCGCCAGGGCAAGCTGACCGACGCGGCGATGCGCGAGGTGGTCGAGTACACCCGCGGCGACTACGCCACCGCGTTGATGAAGGGCCGCAGCGATCCGCAGGCGACCGAAGCGATGCTGCGCCGGGTGACCGAGCTGACCGGGCTGGACCCGCAGTTCGTGCGTCGCGCTGGCGGCCGCCTGGAAACCCAGGCCTACCTGCGTGAGGTGTTCCGCGACAAGGGCACGCTGGGCAGCCGCTACGATTCCAACGTGACCGCCTTCGATCCGTTTCCGAACGATCCGGAGCAGCGCGCCAACGATCCACTGCTGGACAGCATCATCGCGCCGACCACCACCGCGATGGTCGACTTCGTGACGCGTGTGGTCGGCTGGAAGGTGGATGCGCGCTACCAGGCGCTGAACTACGACGTGAACCGGCTGTGGGACCGCAATGGCGATCTGCGCCAGGGCGCGGTGACCCAGCTGCGCCAGGCGGTGGCGATCGACCCGCATCTGCAGGTGCTGATCGTGCACGGCTGGAATGACCTGTCGTGCCCGTTCATGGGTTCGATCCTGACGGTGGACCAGATGCCGGCGATGGGCAGCAACCCGGACCGGGTGCAGGTGCGCAGTTATCCGGGTGGGCACATGTTCTACAGCCGGGCGGACAGCCAGGCGGCGTTCCGCAAGGATGTGCAGGCGCTGTTCCAGCGCAATTGA
- a CDS encoding GNAT family protein gives MASHSLLFPALPLHSARLVLSPIRRDDAAALFTLQSNPDVMRWWNHPVWTRPAEAREQIDDDLAAHAIGTQLKLAVRESLDGPLLGICVVFAIDRDAARAEIGYLLAPDRQGQGYMHEALQQMLAYLFRTLHLHRIEAEIDPRNVPSARVLDRLGFRREGVLRQRWRIQGELSDSAVYGLLADDAATTALPA, from the coding sequence TTGGCCAGCCACTCGTTGCTGTTCCCCGCCCTGCCGCTGCACAGCGCGCGTTTGGTGCTGAGCCCGATCCGCCGTGACGACGCGGCCGCGCTGTTCACGCTGCAATCCAACCCGGATGTAATGCGCTGGTGGAACCACCCGGTCTGGACACGTCCGGCCGAGGCCCGCGAACAGATCGACGACGATCTTGCCGCGCACGCCATCGGTACCCAGCTGAAGCTGGCCGTGCGCGAATCATTGGACGGTCCGCTGCTGGGCATCTGCGTGGTGTTTGCCATCGATCGTGACGCCGCGCGGGCAGAGATCGGCTATCTGCTTGCACCCGACCGCCAGGGCCAGGGCTACATGCACGAGGCCCTGCAGCAGATGCTGGCCTATCTGTTCCGAACCCTGCACCTGCACCGCATCGAGGCCGAGATCGACCCGCGCAATGTGCCGTCGGCGCGCGTGCTTGACCGCCTCGGCTTCCGCCGCGAGGGGGTGCTGCGCCAGCGCTGGCGCATCCAGGGCGAACTTTCGGACTCGGCCGTCTACGGCCTGCTGGCTGACGACGCGGCGACAACCGCCCTGCCCGCTTGA
- the parE gene encoding DNA topoisomerase IV subunit B: MNARYNAADIEVLSGLDPVKRRPGMYTDTARPNHLAQEVIDNSVDEALAGHARSIEITLYKDGSVEVSDDGRGMPVDIHPEEKIPGVELILTRLHAGGKFSNNNYTFSGGLHGVGVSVVNALSTLVEVHIKREGAEHRITFRNGDRATPLEVVGSVGKKNTGTRVRFWPDPKYFDTPKFAVRALKHLLRAKAVLCPGLTVKLTDEATGEVDTWYYEDGLRDYLKLELGERESLPADLFVGNLKKDTEVVDWAVAWLPEGELVQESYVNLIPTAQHGTHVNGLRTGLTEALREFCDFRNLLPRGVKLAPEDVWDRVSFVLSLKMTDPQFSGQTKERLSSRQAAGFVEGAAHDAFSLLLNQNVELGEKIAQIAIERASARLKSEKLVVRKKVTQGPALPGKLADCISQDLSRTELFLVEGDSAGGSAKQARDKDFQAIMPLRGKILNTWEVSSNSVLASEEVHNLAIAIGCDPGKDDISGLRYGKVIILADADSDGLHIATLLTALFLKHFPALVDAGHVFVAMPPLFRIDVGKQVFYALDEEEKRSMLDKIEREKIKGAINVTRFKGLGEMNPPQLRESTIHPDTRRLVQLTVDDREQTSSLMDMLLAKKRASDRKGWLESKGDLASLEV; encoded by the coding sequence ATGAACGCCCGCTATAACGCCGCCGATATTGAAGTCCTGTCCGGCCTTGACCCGGTCAAGCGCCGTCCCGGCATGTATACCGACACCGCGCGCCCGAACCACCTGGCGCAGGAAGTGATCGACAACTCGGTGGACGAGGCCCTCGCCGGCCACGCCCGCTCGATCGAGATCACCCTGTACAAGGACGGCAGCGTGGAAGTCAGCGATGACGGCCGCGGCATGCCGGTGGACATCCATCCGGAAGAGAAGATCCCCGGTGTCGAGCTGATCCTCACCCGCCTGCATGCGGGCGGCAAGTTCAGCAACAACAACTACACCTTCTCCGGCGGCCTGCACGGCGTCGGCGTCAGCGTGGTCAACGCGCTGTCGACCCTGGTGGAAGTGCACATCAAGCGCGAAGGTGCCGAACACCGCATCACCTTCCGCAACGGCGACCGCGCTACCCCGCTGGAAGTGGTCGGCAGCGTCGGCAAGAAGAACACCGGTACCCGCGTGCGCTTCTGGCCGGATCCGAAGTACTTCGATACGCCGAAGTTCGCGGTGCGCGCGCTCAAGCACCTGCTTCGCGCCAAGGCCGTGCTGTGCCCGGGCCTGACCGTCAAGCTGACCGACGAGGCCACCGGTGAAGTCGACACCTGGTACTACGAAGACGGCCTGCGCGATTACCTGAAGCTGGAGCTGGGCGAGCGCGAATCGCTGCCGGCCGACCTGTTCGTCGGCAACCTGAAGAAGGACACCGAGGTGGTGGACTGGGCCGTGGCCTGGCTGCCGGAAGGCGAGCTGGTGCAGGAAAGCTACGTCAACCTGATTCCCACCGCCCAGCACGGCACCCATGTCAACGGCCTGCGTACCGGCCTGACCGAGGCGCTGCGCGAGTTCTGCGACTTCCGCAACCTACTGCCGCGTGGCGTCAAGCTGGCCCCGGAAGACGTGTGGGACCGCGTGTCGTTCGTGCTGTCACTGAAGATGACCGACCCGCAGTTCAGCGGCCAGACCAAGGAACGCCTGTCCTCGCGCCAGGCCGCCGGTTTCGTTGAAGGCGCCGCCCACGATGCGTTCAGCCTGCTGCTGAACCAGAACGTGGAGCTGGGGGAGAAGATCGCGCAGATCGCCATCGAGCGCGCCAGTGCGCGCCTGAAGTCCGAGAAGCTGGTCGTCCGCAAGAAAGTCACCCAGGGCCCGGCGCTGCCCGGCAAGCTGGCCGACTGCATCAGCCAGGACCTGTCGCGCACCGAGCTGTTCCTGGTGGAAGGTGATTCGGCAGGCGGCAGCGCCAAGCAGGCCCGCGACAAGGACTTCCAGGCCATCATGCCGCTGCGCGGCAAGATCCTGAACACCTGGGAAGTTTCGTCCAACAGCGTGCTGGCCTCGGAAGAAGTGCACAACCTGGCCATCGCCATCGGCTGCGACCCGGGCAAGGATGACATCAGCGGCCTGCGCTACGGCAAGGTCATCATCCTGGCCGACGCGGACTCCGACGGCCTGCACATCGCAACGCTGCTGACCGCACTGTTCCTGAAGCACTTCCCGGCGCTGGTCGATGCCGGCCACGTGTTCGTGGCGATGCCGCCGCTGTTCCGCATCGACGTGGGCAAGCAGGTGTTCTACGCCCTGGACGAAGAAGAAAAGCGCTCGATGCTGGACAAGATCGAACGCGAGAAGATCAAGGGCGCCATCAATGTGACCCGCTTCAAGGGCCTGGGCGAGATGAATCCGCCGCAGCTGCGCGAGTCGACCATCCACCCCGATACGCGCCGCCTGGTGCAGCTGACCGTGGACGATCGCGAACAGACAAGTTCGCTGATGGACATGCTGCTGGCCAAGAAGCGCGCCTCCGACCGCAAGGGCTGGCTGGAGTCGAAGGGCGACCTGGCCTCGCTGGAAGTCTAA
- a CDS encoding CTP synthase has protein sequence MTPLIFVTGGVVSSLGKGIAAASLAAILEARGLKVTMMKLDPYINVDPGTMSPFQHGEVYVTDDGAETDLDLGHYERFVRTRLSRKNSVTTGRIYENVIRKERRGDYLGATVQVIPHITDEIRRCIDEATEGYDVALVEIGGTVGDIESLPFLEAIRQVRTERGPEKALFMHLTLVPYIGAAGELKTKPTQHSVKELRSIGIQPDVLLCRSEQAVPDSERRKIAQFTNVSERAVISVPDVDVLYRIPSGLHAQGLDEIVVNQLKLADKAGPVDLSMWEDAVDATLHPLDEVTIAVVGKYVDHQDAYKSVGEALKHGGLRQRTKVNLKWLEAQDLEGTDMAALADVDGILVPGGFGDRGFEGKVLTSKFAREQQVPYFGICYGMQAAVVDYARNVVGLEGANSTENDRQSPNPVIGLITEWRTATGDVEKRDDKSDLGGTMRLGLQEQRLKPGTLARELYGKDVVAERHRHRYEFNNRYRTQLEDAGLVIAGKSMDDTLVEVVELPRDAHPWFLACQAHPEFLSTPRDGHPLFIGFIRAARERKAGGKLLSEARA, from the coding sequence ATGACTCCCTTGATTTTCGTAACCGGCGGCGTGGTGTCCTCGCTCGGCAAAGGCATTGCCGCTGCGTCACTGGCCGCCATTCTCGAAGCCCGTGGCCTGAAGGTCACGATGATGAAGCTCGACCCGTACATCAACGTCGACCCGGGCACCATGAGCCCGTTCCAGCACGGTGAGGTCTACGTCACCGACGACGGCGCCGAGACCGACCTCGACCTGGGCCACTACGAGCGCTTCGTGCGCACCCGCCTGAGCCGCAAGAACTCGGTCACCACCGGCCGCATCTACGAGAACGTGATCCGCAAGGAGCGCCGCGGCGATTACCTGGGCGCGACTGTGCAGGTCATTCCGCACATCACCGACGAGATCCGCCGCTGCATCGATGAAGCCACCGAAGGCTACGACGTGGCCCTGGTCGAGATCGGCGGTACCGTCGGCGACATCGAGTCGCTGCCGTTCCTGGAAGCGATCCGCCAGGTGCGCACCGAGCGCGGCCCGGAGAAGGCGCTGTTCATGCACCTCACCCTGGTGCCGTACATCGGCGCCGCCGGCGAGCTGAAGACCAAGCCGACCCAGCACTCGGTGAAGGAACTGCGCTCGATCGGCATCCAGCCGGACGTGCTGCTTTGCCGTTCGGAACAGGCGGTGCCGGATTCGGAGCGCCGCAAGATCGCCCAGTTCACCAACGTGTCCGAACGCGCGGTGATCAGCGTGCCGGACGTGGACGTGCTGTACCGCATCCCGTCGGGCCTGCATGCACAGGGTCTGGACGAGATCGTGGTCAATCAGCTGAAGCTGGCCGACAAGGCGGGCCCGGTTGATCTGTCGATGTGGGAAGACGCGGTCGATGCGACCCTGCACCCGCTGGACGAAGTGACCATCGCCGTGGTCGGCAAGTACGTCGATCACCAGGACGCCTACAAGTCGGTCGGCGAAGCGCTGAAGCATGGCGGCCTGCGCCAGCGCACCAAGGTCAACCTGAAGTGGCTGGAAGCACAGGACCTGGAAGGCACCGACATGGCTGCACTGGCGGATGTCGACGGCATCCTGGTGCCGGGTGGCTTCGGTGACCGTGGTTTCGAAGGCAAGGTGCTGACCTCGAAGTTCGCCCGCGAGCAGCAGGTGCCGTACTTCGGTATCTGCTACGGCATGCAGGCGGCCGTTGTCGACTACGCGCGCAACGTGGTGGGCCTGGAAGGTGCCAACAGCACCGAGAACGACCGCCAGTCGCCGAACCCGGTGATCGGCCTGATCACCGAATGGCGCACCGCTACCGGCGATGTCGAGAAGCGCGACGACAAGAGCGACCTCGGCGGCACCATGCGCCTGGGCCTGCAGGAACAACGCCTGAAGCCGGGCACGCTGGCCCGCGAACTGTACGGCAAGGACGTCGTCGCCGAGCGCCATCGCCACCGTTACGAGTTCAACAACCGTTACCGCACCCAGCTGGAAGATGCTGGCCTGGTGATCGCCGGCAAGTCGATGGACGACACCCTGGTGGAAGTGGTCGAACTGCCGCGCGACGCGCACCCGTGGTTCCTGGCCTGCCAGGCGCACCCGGAATTCCTGTCCACGCCGCGTGACGGCCACCCGCTGTTCATCGGTTTCATCCGTGCCGCGCGCGAGCGCAAGGCCGGCGGCAAGCTGCTTTCCGAAGCGCGCGCCTGA
- the kdsA gene encoding 3-deoxy-8-phosphooctulonate synthase, with protein sequence MKLCGFEVGLDQPLFLIAGPCVIESMQLQLDTAGKLKEITDKLGVNFIFKSSFDKANRTSGTAFRGPGMEEGLKVLAEVKKQIGVPVLTDVHEYTPMDEVASVVDVLQTPAFLVRQTDFIRKVCSAGKPVNIKKGQFLAPWDMKPVVEKAKATGNEQIMVCERGASFGYNNLVSDMRSLAVMRETGCPVVFDATHSVQLPGGQGTSSGGQREHVPVLARAAVAVGISGLFAETHPDPSKALSDGPNAWPLDQMEALLETLMELDAVTKKHGFSRFA encoded by the coding sequence ATGAAACTGTGTGGATTCGAGGTCGGGCTGGACCAGCCCCTGTTCCTGATCGCCGGCCCCTGCGTGATCGAGTCGATGCAGCTGCAGCTTGATACCGCCGGCAAGCTGAAGGAGATCACCGACAAGCTCGGTGTGAACTTCATCTTCAAGTCCAGCTTCGACAAGGCCAACCGCACCTCGGGCACCGCCTTCCGCGGCCCGGGCATGGAAGAGGGCCTGAAGGTCCTGGCCGAGGTCAAGAAGCAGATCGGCGTGCCGGTGCTGACCGACGTTCACGAATACACCCCGATGGACGAAGTGGCCTCGGTGGTGGACGTGCTGCAGACCCCGGCGTTCCTCGTCCGCCAGACCGACTTCATCCGCAAGGTGTGCTCGGCCGGCAAGCCCGTCAACATCAAGAAGGGCCAGTTCCTGGCGCCGTGGGACATGAAGCCGGTCGTGGAGAAGGCCAAGGCCACCGGCAACGAGCAGATCATGGTCTGCGAGCGCGGTGCCAGCTTCGGCTACAACAACCTGGTCAGCGACATGCGTTCGCTGGCGGTGATGCGCGAGACCGGTTGCCCGGTGGTGTTCGACGCCACCCATTCGGTGCAGCTGCCGGGTGGGCAGGGCACCAGTTCCGGTGGCCAGCGTGAGCACGTGCCGGTTCTGGCCCGTGCCGCCGTGGCGGTGGGCATCTCCGGCCTGTTCGCCGAGACCCATCCAGACCCGTCCAAGGCGCTGTCCGATGGCCCCAATGCATGGCCGCTGGACCAGATGGAAGCGCTGCTCGAGACCCTGATGGAACTCGATGCGGTGACCAAGAAGCACGGCTTCTCGCGCTTCGCGTGA
- the eno gene encoding phosphopyruvate hydratase has product MSTIRSIHAREILDSRGNPTLEAEVILEDGSFGRAAVPSGASTGTKEAVELRDGDKTRYLGKGVRKAVDNVNTTIAAALKGFEATDQAGLDRRLIDLDGTENKGRLGANALLGVSMAAAHAAAASGKQALWQYLAAKTGVTPSLPVPMMNIINGGAHADNNVDFQEFMVLPVGFTSFSEALRAGTEIFQSLKSVLKGHGLSTAVGDEGGFAPDFRSNVEALDTILEAIGKAGYTAGEDVLLGLDVASSEFFENGKYNLVGENKRLTSEQFVDFLADWAAQYPIITIEDGLAENDWAGWKLLTDRIGKKVQLVGDDLFVTNPKIFQEGIDSGTANAILIKVNQIGTLSETLEAIAMADRAGYAAVVSHRSGETEDTTIADIAVATTATQIKTGSLCRSDRVAKYNQLLRIEEALGAGARYAGRDAFVSLKR; this is encoded by the coding sequence ATGAGTACGATCCGCAGCATCCACGCCCGTGAAATCCTCGACAGCCGTGGCAACCCCACGCTGGAAGCCGAAGTCATCCTGGAGGACGGTTCGTTCGGTCGTGCCGCGGTTCCCTCCGGCGCCTCGACCGGCACCAAGGAAGCGGTCGAGCTGCGTGACGGCGACAAGACCCGTTACCTGGGCAAGGGCGTGCGCAAGGCCGTCGACAACGTCAACACCACGATTGCCGCCGCGCTGAAGGGCTTCGAGGCCACCGACCAGGCCGGCCTCGACCGTCGCCTGATCGACCTCGACGGCACCGAGAACAAGGGCCGCCTGGGCGCCAACGCACTGCTGGGTGTTTCGATGGCCGCCGCGCATGCCGCCGCCGCATCGGGCAAGCAGGCACTGTGGCAGTACCTGGCCGCCAAGACCGGCGTGACCCCGTCGCTGCCGGTGCCGATGATGAACATCATCAACGGCGGTGCGCATGCCGACAACAACGTCGACTTCCAGGAGTTCATGGTGCTGCCGGTCGGCTTCACCTCGTTCTCCGAAGCGCTGCGCGCCGGTACCGAAATCTTCCAGTCGCTGAAGTCGGTGCTGAAGGGCCACGGCCTGAGCACGGCGGTCGGCGACGAAGGCGGCTTCGCGCCGGACTTCCGCAGCAACGTCGAAGCGCTGGACACCATCCTCGAAGCGATCGGCAAGGCCGGCTACACCGCCGGTGAAGACGTGCTGCTGGGCCTGGACGTGGCTTCCAGCGAGTTCTTCGAGAACGGCAAGTACAACCTGGTCGGCGAGAACAAGCGCCTGACCTCCGAGCAGTTCGTCGACTTCCTCGCCGACTGGGCCGCGCAGTACCCGATCATCACCATTGAAGATGGCCTGGCCGAGAACGACTGGGCCGGCTGGAAGCTGCTGACCGACCGCATCGGCAAGAAGGTGCAGCTGGTCGGCGACGACCTGTTCGTGACCAACCCGAAGATCTTCCAGGAAGGCATCGACTCGGGCACCGCCAACGCGATCCTGATCAAGGTCAACCAGATCGGCACCCTGAGCGAAACCCTGGAAGCGATCGCCATGGCCGATCGCGCCGGCTATGCCGCCGTGGTCTCGCACCGCTCGGGCGAAACCGAAGACACCACCATCGCCGACATCGCCGTGGCCACCACCGCCACCCAGATCAAGACCGGCTCGCTGTGCCGCAGCGATCGCGTGGCCAAGTACAACCAGCTGCTGCGCATCGAGGAAGCCCTCGGCGCCGGCGCGCGTTACGCCGGTCGTGACGCGTTCGTTTCGCTGAAGCGCTGA